Proteins from a single region of Dyadobacter fanqingshengii:
- the rimM gene encoding ribosome maturation factor RimM (Essential for efficient processing of 16S rRNA) — protein sequence MTQDNCYLLGYIVRTHGTTGNVVIFLDVDYPEEYEELDAIYVEIKGELVPYFIENFNLQKQANAIVKFEDINTIEKAQALVGSSLYLSLDELEELSNEEFYYHEIKGFTVVDQTAGELGTVREVYSLNGQDLIAMDYQGVEVLIPTAADIVLKADKENKQLMVNLPEGLLEVYLDNSDSENTPDDAD from the coding sequence GTGACACAGGATAATTGTTATTTATTAGGTTATATCGTCCGCACACATGGAACAACGGGCAATGTTGTGATTTTCCTTGACGTGGATTATCCCGAAGAATATGAAGAGCTCGACGCAATTTACGTTGAAATAAAAGGAGAGCTGGTTCCATATTTTATAGAAAATTTCAACTTGCAAAAGCAGGCCAATGCAATTGTCAAGTTTGAGGATATTAATACAATAGAAAAAGCCCAGGCACTTGTTGGTAGCTCACTTTACCTCTCACTGGATGAATTGGAAGAGCTGAGTAATGAGGAGTTTTATTATCACGAGATCAAAGGCTTTACAGTTGTAGATCAAACAGCCGGCGAGCTTGGAACAGTGCGTGAAGTTTACTCGCTAAACGGCCAGGATCTGATCGCGATGGATTATCAGGGCGTAGAAGTGCTTATTCCAACGGCTGCTGACATTGTCTTGAAGGCCGACAAGGAGAACAAGCAACTGATGGTCAATCTGCCAGAAGGCTTATTGGAAGTATATCTTGACAATTCAGATTCTGAAAATACACCAGACGATGCGGATTGA
- the trmD gene encoding tRNA (guanosine(37)-N1)-methyltransferase TrmD, which translates to MRIDIITCVPNLLDSFFAHSILKRAQRGGFVEVMVHDIRDYSVNKHRTIDDYAFGGGAGMVLQIEPIARCIRGLQKEREYEEIIYLTPDGELMQQHMVNQLSLKGNIIMLCGHYKGVDQRVRDMFITKEVSIGDYVLSGGELAAAVLSDAIIRLLPGVLNDETSALTDSFQDNLLAPPVYTRPADFEGHTVPEILMSGHEAKIEEWRYEQSIHRTKERRPDLLKP; encoded by the coding sequence ATGCGGATTGATATTATAACGTGCGTTCCCAATCTACTGGATAGCTTTTTTGCGCATTCCATCCTTAAACGCGCCCAGCGAGGCGGTTTTGTAGAGGTGATGGTGCATGACATCAGGGATTACTCGGTTAATAAGCACCGGACAATTGATGACTATGCATTTGGTGGAGGAGCTGGAATGGTGCTGCAAATTGAGCCGATTGCCCGTTGTATCCGCGGCCTGCAAAAGGAAAGGGAATATGAAGAAATCATTTATCTCACACCCGACGGTGAGCTAATGCAACAGCATATGGTGAACCAACTCTCTTTAAAAGGCAACATTATCATGTTATGTGGTCATTACAAAGGCGTTGATCAGCGTGTGCGGGATATGTTTATTACCAAAGAGGTTAGTATTGGCGACTATGTGCTGTCTGGGGGTGAACTGGCGGCAGCCGTACTTTCCGACGCCATTATCCGGTTGCTTCCGGGCGTTTTGAATGACGAAACTTCTGCATTAACCGACTCATTCCAAGATAACTTGCTGGCGCCGCCTGTCTACACCCGTCCTGCTGACTTTGAAGGGCATACGGTTCCTGAAATCCTGATGTCGGGGCACGAAGCTAAAATTGAGGAGTGGCGTTACGAGCAGTCCATTCATCGGACCAAAGAACGCAGGCCGGATTTGCTAAAACCTTAA
- a CDS encoding GNAT family N-acetyltransferase, giving the protein MTISTRQGKIEDIPAIFELVKELALYERALNQVTNNVEKMTRDYNEKLYDFFVAESDSKIIGMSLYYYRYSTWKGKRLYMEDIIVTEDMRGNGIGKILFDATVAAAKQTGCTGMLWQVLDWNTSAVGFYRKYGTNFDNEWINCSLDF; this is encoded by the coding sequence ATGACAATCTCAACCCGCCAAGGAAAAATAGAAGACATCCCAGCAATTTTTGAGTTAGTGAAAGAACTGGCCCTTTATGAACGTGCCTTGAACCAGGTCACCAACAATGTTGAAAAAATGACCCGGGACTATAATGAAAAGCTGTATGACTTCTTTGTTGCCGAGTCGGATTCCAAAATCATTGGCATGTCGCTATACTATTACCGTTATTCGACGTGGAAGGGAAAGAGATTGTATATGGAAGATATTATTGTAACCGAAGACATGCGCGGCAATGGTATTGGCAAGATACTATTTGATGCAACCGTAGCTGCTGCCAAACAAACCGGCTGCACAGGCATGCTATGGCAGGTGCTGGACTGGAATACGTCAGCCGTTGGGTTCTACCGCAAATACGGCACCAACTTCGACAACGAATGGATTAATTGCAGCCTTGATTTTTAA
- a CDS encoding RluA family pseudouridine synthase, translating to MSEDNIEIASEEDDLFEHYRIVADKGQGLIRLDKYLSLHVANASRTKIQNGIDAEAVKVNGNITKASYKVKPLDVITLSLPEPPRDTEIIPENIPLDIIYEDEVLLIVNKPTGMVVHPAFGNWTGTLINALVYHFQQLPTGRNGEGRPGLVHRIDKDTSGLLVIAKTEFAMTFLAKQFSDHTIERTYNALIWGEPKVESGTITGHIGRSARDRRVMDIFPDGSQGKHAVTHYKTIKSLRYVTLIQCNLETGRTHQIRAHMQHIGHPIFNDTVYGGDKILRGPSNGSYKAMVTNLFELLPGQALHAKSLGFIHPKTKEWMQFDTALPVNFQTILEKWENFADNQ from the coding sequence TGTCCGAAGACAATATTGAGATTGCCTCAGAAGAAGATGATTTATTTGAACATTACAGAATTGTTGCTGACAAAGGTCAGGGATTAATCAGGCTGGACAAATATTTGAGCCTCCATGTGGCCAATGCTTCGCGGACAAAAATACAAAATGGAATTGATGCGGAAGCCGTAAAGGTGAACGGCAACATTACCAAGGCGAGTTATAAAGTGAAACCGCTGGATGTCATCACGCTCTCACTTCCCGAACCGCCGCGCGATACCGAAATCATCCCCGAAAATATTCCGCTGGACATTATTTATGAAGATGAAGTGTTGCTAATCGTCAATAAGCCAACCGGCATGGTGGTTCATCCAGCGTTTGGAAACTGGACCGGAACACTCATTAATGCATTGGTTTATCACTTCCAGCAACTTCCTACGGGCAGAAACGGCGAAGGACGGCCCGGATTGGTCCATCGCATTGATAAGGACACATCAGGTTTGCTGGTTATTGCAAAAACAGAATTTGCGATGACATTTTTAGCCAAACAATTTTCAGATCACACCATTGAAAGGACTTATAATGCACTCATTTGGGGCGAGCCAAAAGTGGAATCCGGCACCATTACTGGCCATATCGGGAGAAGTGCAAGAGACCGGCGCGTGATGGACATTTTCCCGGATGGAAGCCAGGGAAAACACGCAGTAACACATTATAAGACAATCAAATCGCTCCGTTATGTGACATTGATTCAATGCAATCTTGAAACAGGACGAACGCACCAGATCCGGGCGCATATGCAGCACATCGGCCATCCAATTTTTAATGATACGGTTTATGGTGGGGACAAAATCCTGCGTGGGCCGTCGAATGGCAGCTATAAGGCCATGGTAACAAACCTTTTCGAACTGCTTCCCGGGCAGGCATTACATGCTAAATCGCTCGGATTCATTCATCCCAAGACAAAAGAGTGGATGCAATTCGACACAGCGCTTCCAGTAAATTTTCAGACTATTTTAGAAAAGTGGGAAAACTTCGCCGATAATCAGTAG